A window of Roseburia hominis A2-183 genomic DNA:
CGGTGCAAAGAGTTCCGCACGCGGGGCTTTTTTTAACTTATAGGATTGGGGTGTCAAAAGGTTTATAACCTTTGATATAAATTTGTACCTTGAAAGCTTAACACGATATGTAAAAACATTGGATTCTTTGGTAAAATGCAGGCAGCATTTTATGAGGTCATCCATATGTCTTTTGTTAAAAATGATAATCAACAGCTTACTGTTTTAGACAGCACTTTTCATCTTACAGACAGATAAAGTTGTTCCTGCTATTGATGAAAATATTTTTTCTGTTCTTTACAGTGAAAAAGCATCCAGACCTAATACTCCGGTCAATGTGATTGTTGGGCCACTGATTCTTAAAGAAGCTCTTAATGTTACTGACGATGAGATCGTTGAAGCTAGGGTATTTGATATCCGCTATCAGTATGCGCTGCACACAACCAGTTTTGGAGAGCAGCCAATTAGTGACAGAACCCTCACCAGGTTTAGAGCAAGAGTTCTTTCTTACGAAACAGAGCATGATGTTGATCTTATTCATGAATGAGGGGTCAGGAGAGTTGAGAGTGTCGAGGGCACTTTTTTTATGTCAGTGGTCTGGTGCTTTCTCCCTGGATGATAACAGGAAGCGTTGTATAGCTTTGGATGAGAAGCTCCGGGTTCTGAAGCTTACGGATCATCATGGAGCCTGCCTGCACACCGGTATCATAGACATTGATATCTACAATGGTAAGCTGTGGGTCGATGATGCTGGAATATGGGTAGACGTCAAAGGTAAGTATGGCAATGTCATCCGGGA
This region includes:
- a CDS encoding transposase is translated as MIVGPLILKEALNVTDDEIVEARVFDIRYQYALHTTSFGEQPISDRTLTRFRARVLSYETEHDVDLIHE